The region CCGCCCCCAGCGTGACCGCGCCACCACCAACGGGAGAATCGCTTTCTCAACATACCGCGCCTCCCCAGGAAATGCCGGCGGCGCAGCCCACACCAGCCCCAACACAAGATGTCGCAACCCTCGCCCCTCTGGCCCAATCGAAAATCACCAAACCCGACGACGGCTGGCTGGCAGACTTAATGGGGAAATGGATTCAGGACTTGGAGAAACATTACCCGGCCAGCTTGCGGACGGAAGGCGTTCAAGGCAAAGTCGTGCTGGTCGCGATACTGCATGACGACGGCACGTTGAGTGACGTCAAGGTGTCGAAGAGCTCCGGCAATACGCTGCTCGATCAGGCCGCCGTCAGCGACGTCGAAAAGGGCCCGCCGATTCATCTCTCCCGTCCGCTGGGCCGGCCGCAGCGGCCGATCAAATTCTCGATTAGTTACGATCTGAAAACGGGCCGGTAAGCCTCTCCCCGGATCACCCGCTCAGGGATACCGCAGTCTCGTACGAAGCCCCGATGACACCGTGATCTTTCCTTCGGCATCGATGATGACGGCCTCCACATCCGGCAACCGCTCGACCAACGCCATGCCCCGTTCAGGGCCTAACACGAAAATCCCCGTATCCAGCCCATCGGCCATCGTGCCCTCTTTCGCAATGATCGTGACGCTTTGACACAGACGCGCCGGTTCTAACGAGACCGGATCAAGGATATGGTGATACCGCACCCCCTCCAGCTCAAAATAGCGCTCGTAGTCCCCGGCTGTTGAAATCGCTTCGTCTTTCAGATCGATCGTGGCAACCAGTGCGCCGTCCTGTCGTGGATGGCGAATCCCCACCGGGAATCCCTTCATTCCAGGCAAATCACCGAATGTTTTGATGTCGCCTGACAACGCCACTACACCTCCGGTTGCGCCAGCCTTTCGAAGCACGTCTACGGCCCGATCAGCCGCATATCCTTTTCCAATTCCGCCGACATCGATGCGCATTCCCTGATGGGGCAGAAAAATCGTGTGGGCTTCCGGATCAATGCGGATGCTCTTCCAATCCACCAATGGTTTCAACTGTTGCAGCTCCGCCTGGGAGGGAATCTGTTGCCGCTCCGTCACGCTCCAGGCCTCGACCGCCGGGCCGACGGCAATATTGAATCCCCCATCGGTCAACCGCGCCATATCGAGCGAACGTTGCACCAATTCCAGCGTGTCCCGGCCTACGGCTACCGCATTACGACCAGCCGCCTGATTCACCGCCGACAATTCGCTGGTAGGAATCCAGGTGCTCAGCAGCTGCTCCAAACGCTTGATCTCGGCAAACCCCGCGGCAATCGCCTCGTGCGCGCGCACATCGGTCGGAGCCACGGCCGTAATCGACACCAGCGTGCCCATATGCATCTGGGTCCGTTTGACCACGACCGGCGTGGCAGCCGGATGAACCAGCCCGCACCCTGCGAGAATACCGACCGACAACAGCAGCAGCCACCTCAACGATGACACCATATGACGCACCTTCTTTTCATGACTGGCATTCCTTCTAGCCCCAATCCTGCTGGAAGTATAGGAGATTTAGCCGCTGAAATATATGCGCCTTGCCGCGGCAGCACACCGAAATCAACACTTGACAGCAGCGGCGCTGTCAGGATATTAATAATCGTTCTCAATTTCATTTAGAGATGAGGCGCGAGGATATGGTCACCGTAAAATCCAGTCAACCGGCCGCTCCCCTCTCCAGCGAAACCCGCTGTGAGTGCGGGCAGCTCATTGCCAAGGTCATCGGGGGAGGATTGGAGCTGAAGTGCAAGCGATGCAAACGCATCGTCACCATTCCCTTCTCCGCCATTGAAGGATGGAGCCACATCGCATCATGAACCAGCTCAAGAAAGGAGGCGCAGACACAGTTGCTCTACAGTCAGACTCCCGAACCGACACATCTTCGATTGACCGACCAGAGACCACCGAGTCCCGAGTCAGACCATCATCACATTCACATTCATGGAGGTTCACAATGAGGATCCGGTCAATCCTCGGGGCTCTCGTGATTGCCAGCTTGCCGGTTGCGCCGGTCTGGGCCGAGAACATGACCCCGGAGGACATTAAGAAGCTCGTCGATCAAGCAGTCGAAAAGCGCCTGCAAGAACATGAACGGCGCGAGGGCGCAACGGAACGCAAAGAAGGTGCTTCCGGACAAACGGCCGAGCCGGGTATCGGGTCTCTTCCCGAAGTCGGCAAGGAACGACGGACGGAATCGCAGCCGGCACTAGGATTCGGCTCCACGGGTTCAGGCCGCTTGGTCTACGCCAAACCGTTCGTTACTGCACCGAAAGCGATCGTCGGTGGCTATATGGATATGCAATACCGCTCTCAGCGCAAACCCAGTATCGAGAACGGGTATGGCGGTAACACCAACGGGTTCGATCAGCAGCGATTCGTCCCGTTTATTTATGCGGATATTACCGAGCATGTAAAGTTTGCCTCGGAACTCGAAATTGAGCACGGAATCAGAGAGGATGCTACTCAGGGGGCTGAAATCGGACTGGAGTTTGCCCACATTGACTACCTTGTTAATGAACCGTTTAATCTCCGTACCGGTATCCTTCTCATACCGATTGGAAAGTTTAACCTCTTGCACGATTCTCCGCTGAACGACTTAACCGATCGCCCCTTGGTAAGCCGTTTCATTATCCCCTCGACCATGGCGGAAACTGGGGCCGGTTTCTACGGCACCCTTTATCCTGGCAGAACCGGAAAGGTCGACTACGAATTCTACGTGACCACCGGCCCCTGCGGGTACAAATCCGACGGCACCCCTCGTATCACCGAATCCAACGGAACGCGAGGCTCGAGGCAGCGGAAATGTGCGTCGGATGATGGTCTCGACATCAACAATGGAAAAGCTTTCAGCGGCCGCGTCGCGGTGAGCCCCATGCTGGGCGTTGAAGTGGCAGGATCCGCATACCACGGCAACTCGGCACCAGGCCCCAATCATAATCCGTTGACGATTGCGGCGCTTGACTGGACCTTGCAGCGAGGCCCGTTCGAGATCATCGGTGAAGCCGCCTGGGTCTACGCACGGAATAACGCCCATGCCATTAACGGCAGCACAGCCTACACACCCGGTTCATTGCTCTCAGGGCTATCCTCCAGCACCATCGGCACGGCCCCTCAGCGGATGAACGGATTCTATATGCAGGGCAACTACCATTTTATGCCGGACTTCCTGCGAGCCTGGTCGCCAAAGCGCTTTGGGGAAGGCTCTACCTTCACCGCGGTGATCCGCTACGACCGGATCAATACCAACCTGGATAACAAAACCGGTGGATTTGGCGAGCTTGAACAGATTTCATTTGGGCTGAACTATCGTCCGATTGAAGATACCGTGTTCAAGATCAGTTATCAGTATCAGCCGAAAGCCTATAATCCCAACAATGATGGCAGCCGCATCCATGACAGCGCCCTGGTCATCTCGGCAGCCACGTATTTCTAAATGCCCTATGGCGGCGGCCCTTTTTCTTGAGAAGAGGGGCCGCCGCCGGAAAGAAGTGGATCGAACGTGAACCGCTTGGCAATATTCTCAGGACTCTTACTCTTGGCGAGCGGCTGCGCCACCATGAGCGGAAGCCATGATCAATACTACGTCTGCTCCTACGACCAGGTCTGGGACGCCACGCTGGACACATTGAAAGGGCACTCCATCACGGCACAGAACAAAGAGAAGGGCGTCATCGAAACGGCCTGGATCGAAATGGAAGGGACGGAACGAGGGTTCGGAACCTTTGGCCGGGAAGGCTTCGGCAATCGAGAGCGTGCGCGCCTCACGGCCTCCCTCACTTCGCAGAATGATGTCACGTCGGTCAGCATCCTGGAAACCCGCCAGCGATGGCATGCCCGCGGGGGCGTCACGCAACAGTCCCTGAAATGGTGGCCCGTGGATCCTTCCGAAGAGGTTCTGCAAGACGTGTCCCGTCGATTGAATAGCAAGCTCCGTGAGAAAGGATGTCCGGCATCATGAAACCTTCCGTCCTGTTTCTGGGAGGCCTCCTGACCTTGACCGCGTTCGCCACTCCGGCGTGGAGCGAACGCATTTGGGACAGCGAATTGAAACGTTACCTGACCGAGCAGGAAATGATGATGGCCGAGGTCTTCATGAGCGAAGAAGAAGGCGTCAAAATCATGCTCCCCAAATCGGAACGGGTTCGGAAGGACATCATCAAGCTCAGCCCTGACAAGAAGGCGCAGATCGAGGATCGCATCGGCTGGAAATTCCCTGAAGAATCCTTTGAGGTCTATATCGGCGAAACGGGCACCCACATCGACGGCTACGCCCTCGTCCAAAACACCATCGGAAAACACAAGCCCATGACCTACATGGTCGGGGTGGACAACAAAGGCCGCGTCTCGGATATCGAACTGCTGGTGTTCCGTGAGTCACGCGGAAGCGAAATCCGGCAGAAACGGTTCAATACCCAATACGAAGGCAAAACCGTCCTCGACCCTGTCCGCATCAATAAGGACATCATCAACATCAGCGGCGCGACCATGTCCGTCCGCTCCATGAGCGCGGGCATCAAGCGCGTCCTGGTCTTGGTGGATGAATTCTACCTGAAGCCCGCCGGGATCGGCAGCGACACCGTGGCATCCCGCAAGACCGACAAGGGTGTTTTATCGTCCATTTTTGGCAATTAACCGGAGCGGACCGAGCGTCCCACTATGCGCAATTTTAACCAGCGATTTAAACTTCGTGACTCAGACCGGCACATCCGATTGCTATATACCCTCTTCCTGCTCTTGATGCTGGTGGGGTTTAGCTTTTCCTTCTTTTGGGCTCACAGCATGACCAATTTGTCGCCCCAAGGCATTGCCGATCACTACCGCGGGTCGGACTCCACGTTCGGTGAACCCATGTCGTTCCGTGAGCTGGCGGAAGTCACGCACTTTCACATCTTCACGATGCCGGTCGTGTTCATGATCCTGGTGCACGTGCTCTACTTGACGGCCGCCAGTCATGCCATCAAATCGGCGGCCACCTGGATGGCCTTCGGCGGCGTCATGCTCGACCTCGCGTCACCCTGGCTCATCACCTACGTCTCTCCGGTCTTTGTGCTGACCATGCTCACCGGCGATACGCTGATGACCGTCAGCTTCCTCATCATGATGGGCATCCCGCTGTATGAAATGTGGATATTGGGGCAACCCTTAATGGCAGGGAAACACTCGAATCACGGCTAAGCAGGCACGATAACTCAATCCGTCAAGAGGCCAGAGGTTTCGCCCAGAGCCCGGGATCACGACAGTGGTCTCGGGCTCTTTGTTTTTGAAAGGGATGGTATGCCGCGCACAATCGTTCCCACGGTGAGTCCATCGGTTCTCACGATACAGGGATTGCTCCGAAAGACCGATCGCCTGAAACTTCCCGCCGCGTCGCGCCGCGAGATCGAACGCCTCCTGGTCAGCCAGGCAAGCAGAGAAATCGACCGGATGCTCCCCTGGCAATCCGGCCACGGACGGCGCGCCGCCGCCATCGCGATGAAGCTAGGGGAAGCCGCCGGCCTCACAACCGACGAGCTGCATCACCTGAAGCTGGCCGCGCTGCTCCATGACATCGGCCTGTTGATGCTGCCTCAGGAACTGATTGCGGAGCCGTCTCCCTTCGAGTCCGAGTCCTATATCGCCGTGCAGCACCATTCCCGGCTTGGCGCGCAGCTGCTGGAACCCTACGCCTTCTTGCGCGAAGCGGCCGTGCTGGTCGCCCACCATCACGAGCGGTGGGACGGCACCGGCTATCCCTATGGCATTCGAGGGGCCTTCATTCCCGTTGGCGCCAGGATCTTGGCGATCG is a window of Nitrospira sp. DNA encoding:
- a CDS encoding FMN-binding protein, with translation MKPSVLFLGGLLTLTAFATPAWSERIWDSELKRYLTEQEMMMAEVFMSEEEGVKIMLPKSERVRKDIIKLSPDKKAQIEDRIGWKFPEESFEVYIGETGTHIDGYALVQNTIGKHKPMTYMVGVDNKGRVSDIELLVFRESRGSEIRQKRFNTQYEGKTVLDPVRINKDIINISGATMSVRSMSAGIKRVLVLVDEFYLKPAGIGSDTVASRKTDKGVLSSIFGN
- a CDS encoding HD domain-containing phosphohydrolase; translation: MPRTIVPTVSPSVLTIQGLLRKTDRLKLPAASRREIERLLVSQASREIDRMLPWQSGHGRRAAAIAMKLGEAAGLTTDELHHLKLAALLHDIGLLMLPQELIAEPSPFESESYIAVQHHSRLGAQLLEPYAFLREAAVLVAHHHERWDGTGYPYGIRGAFIPVGARILAIADAFDAIRVPLIDLRDARNRVALRILLVASGTQFDPGLVSLLCRQYGSFPSPPVSP
- a CDS encoding FAD:protein FMN transferase → MVSSLRWLLLLSVGILAGCGLVHPAATPVVVKRTQMHMGTLVSITAVAPTDVRAHEAIAAGFAEIKRLEQLLSTWIPTSELSAVNQAAGRNAVAVGRDTLELVQRSLDMARLTDGGFNIAVGPAVEAWSVTERQQIPSQAELQQLKPLVDWKSIRIDPEAHTIFLPHQGMRIDVGGIGKGYAADRAVDVLRKAGATGGVVALSGDIKTFGDLPGMKGFPVGIRHPRQDGALVATIDLKDEAISTAGDYERYFELEGVRYHHILDPVSLEPARLCQSVTIIAKEGTMADGLDTGIFVLGPERGMALVERLPDVEAVIIDAEGKITVSSGLRTRLRYP